In Paracoccus methylovorus, a genomic segment contains:
- a CDS encoding type III PLP-dependent enzyme, whose amino-acid sequence MTDVETGLDRQLANAAARFGTPAYVYATDLVEARLAHLRTHLGRWFAISFAVKSNPNPAMLDWMRDRLDYLDISSGGEFALGRQAGWDAAKISFTGPAKRETELRAAIEGGLGELVLESLREARLADAIAKELGCIQPVLIRIAPARVPKGFGDQMAGRPSPFGVDVEDAAEILPQIAALPNLRIIGLHIYSGTQCLKPEAICENWRIFMQVFSDICTTLDLSPEKLIFGAGLGIPYHPGDNELDLSAIAAEIGPELDAFRAGPRFARSRLVLELGRYLVGPAGWFVTRVVSVKQSRGSRIAICDGGLNDNLAASGNFGMVLRRNYVMHRIGGDENGTLPEEKQDLSGPLCTSIDKLGGGVTLPRLEEGDLIAIHACGAYGPTASPLHFISHPMPAEVLITGGQMQDVTRIRDR is encoded by the coding sequence TTGACTGACGTTGAGACCGGCCTTGACCGGCAGTTGGCTAATGCCGCCGCGCGTTTCGGCACTCCGGCCTATGTCTATGCCACCGATCTGGTCGAGGCGCGGCTGGCGCATCTTCGCACGCATCTAGGGCGCTGGTTCGCCATCAGTTTCGCAGTCAAGAGCAACCCCAATCCAGCCATGCTGGACTGGATGCGGGACCGGCTGGATTACCTCGACATCTCATCGGGCGGAGAATTCGCATTGGGCCGGCAGGCGGGTTGGGATGCGGCGAAGATCAGCTTTACCGGCCCGGCCAAGCGCGAAACCGAGCTGCGCGCCGCCATCGAGGGCGGTTTGGGCGAGTTGGTGCTGGAAAGCCTGCGCGAGGCACGACTGGCCGATGCCATCGCCAAAGAGTTGGGCTGCATACAGCCGGTGTTGATCCGCATCGCGCCGGCGCGCGTGCCCAAGGGGTTCGGCGACCAGATGGCGGGCCGGCCCAGCCCCTTTGGCGTCGATGTCGAGGACGCGGCCGAGATCCTGCCGCAAATCGCTGCCCTGCCGAACCTGCGCATCATCGGGCTGCATATCTATTCGGGCACGCAATGTCTGAAGCCCGAGGCGATTTGCGAAAACTGGCGCATCTTCATGCAGGTGTTTTCCGATATCTGCACGACGCTGGATCTCAGTCCTGAAAAACTGATCTTCGGTGCCGGGCTCGGCATCCCCTATCATCCTGGCGACAATGAGTTGGACCTGTCGGCAATCGCGGCTGAAATCGGTCCCGAACTCGACGCCTTCCGCGCCGGTCCGCGCTTTGCCCGCAGCCGGCTGGTGCTGGAACTGGGCCGGTATCTTGTCGGACCGGCCGGCTGGTTCGTGACCCGTGTCGTCTCGGTCAAGCAGTCGCGGGGCAGCCGAATCGCGATTTGCGACGGCGGGCTGAACGACAACCTTGCCGCCTCGGGCAATTTCGGCATGGTGCTGCGGCGCAATTACGTCATGCATCGCATAGGCGGGGACGAGAACGGCACCCTGCCCGAAGAAAAGCAGGATCTGTCCGGCCCGCTTTGCACCTCGATCGACAAGCTGGGGGGCGGCGTGACTTTGCCGCGGCTGGAAGAGGGCGACCTGATCGCCATCCACGCTTGCGGCGCTTACGGACCGACGGCCAGCCCGCTGCATTTCATCAGCCATCCCATGCCGGCCGAGGTGCTGATAACCGGCGGTCAGATGCAGGACGTGACACGTATCCGGGACCGCTGA
- a CDS encoding monovalent cation/H+ antiporter subunit A — MVEQNLLLLLVLTPFVSAALAATLPIGARNAEAWLAGLTMIVVLVILGVLYPAVTQGQNITGTFQWVSSIGLDLTFRIDGFSWLFMVLVAGIGFLVILYARYYMSPEDPVPRLYSCLLAFTGAMSGVLLSGNIIMLVVFWELTSIVSFLLIGYWFQRQDARDGARISLIVTASGGLCLMVAMIILGQIAGSYELDAVLKAGPQITSHRLYPVVLILFLVGAFTKSAQFPFHFWLPNAMAAPTPVSAYLHSATMVKAGVFVLLRFHPALGGTDAWFQIVTGIGMTTLLLGAVAALFRHDLKGLLAYSTISHLGLITALAGIGSPFALVAAVFHIVNHAVFKASLFMAAGIIDHETGTRDMRRLSGLARAMPVTAMLAIIASGAMAGVPLLNGFLSKEMFFEATYVWNNGGSLDNFAPYVAVLAGAFSAAYSLRFIVTVFFGPPATDLPREPHEPPLLMRLPVAILVAICLAVGMFPQQVLGTWLQTAGLAVVGPELPQFSLKIWHGVNPPLIMSLIAMTLGALIYLLPRRLIDSGEDGTWLMRRLDFARGFDWLMQATSIRFPRFALRVLSANGLQAQLRAMVLLSLAGTWFVLRRLDWNVPMPQIGASELVFALLWLVGGACAIGAAWQAKYHRFAALVLMGGAGLVTCATFVWLSAPDLAVTQLLVEIATTALLLLGLRWLPKRNVEISGDKTLAARGRRARDLLIALACGTGMTALALAVLLTPPGASVGDWFLRNAYVEGGGTNVVNVILVDFRAFDTFGEITVLAVVGLTVYALLRRFRPAPESVERPRPQLDAEEQALEAYLFVPSVLMQWMFAPIIALSAYLFFRGHDLPGGGFAAGVTLAIGLLLQYVAANVRWVEARIVVLPVRWMGAGLTISAAVGAGSWIFGYPFLSAHAQYLDIPILGKVPFSTAMLFDFGVFSTVLGAIVLMLIAIAHQSLRVAPRSRSTEASEETN; from the coding sequence ATGGTCGAACAGAACCTGTTGCTCTTGCTTGTTCTGACGCCATTCGTGTCGGCCGCCCTGGCGGCCACACTTCCGATTGGGGCGCGTAACGCCGAAGCCTGGCTGGCCGGGCTGACGATGATCGTCGTGCTGGTCATCCTGGGCGTGCTTTATCCCGCAGTGACCCAGGGGCAAAACATCACCGGCACCTTCCAATGGGTCAGTTCCATCGGGCTTGACCTGACCTTCCGAATAGACGGTTTTTCCTGGCTATTCATGGTGCTGGTGGCAGGGATTGGTTTTCTCGTCATCCTGTATGCACGTTATTACATGTCGCCCGAGGATCCGGTGCCACGGCTGTATTCCTGCCTGCTGGCCTTTACCGGTGCCATGTCGGGGGTGCTGCTGTCGGGCAACATCATCATGCTGGTGGTGTTCTGGGAACTGACCAGCATCGTCTCTTTCCTGCTGATCGGCTATTGGTTCCAGCGTCAGGACGCGCGCGACGGGGCGCGGATATCGCTGATCGTGACCGCTTCGGGCGGGCTGTGCCTGATGGTGGCGATGATCATCCTGGGCCAGATCGCCGGCAGCTACGAGCTGGATGCCGTACTCAAGGCCGGGCCGCAGATCACCAGCCACCGGCTTTACCCGGTGGTGCTGATCCTGTTCCTTGTGGGCGCGTTCACCAAGTCCGCGCAGTTCCCGTTCCATTTCTGGCTGCCCAACGCCATGGCCGCCCCAACGCCGGTTTCGGCCTATCTGCATTCGGCAACCATGGTGAAGGCCGGCGTCTTCGTCCTTTTGCGCTTTCATCCGGCGCTGGGCGGCACGGATGCATGGTTCCAGATCGTCACCGGAATTGGCATGACCACGCTGCTTTTGGGTGCGGTGGCGGCGCTGTTCCGCCACGATCTGAAAGGGCTTCTGGCCTATTCCACCATCAGCCATCTGGGGCTGATCACCGCGCTTGCCGGGATCGGCAGTCCCTTTGCGCTGGTCGCAGCGGTATTTCACATCGTCAACCATGCGGTTTTCAAGGCATCGCTGTTCATGGCCGCCGGGATCATCGACCACGAGACCGGGACCCGCGATATGCGCCGGCTGTCCGGTTTGGCGCGGGCGATGCCGGTCACGGCGATGCTGGCGATCATCGCCTCGGGGGCCATGGCCGGGGTGCCTTTGCTCAACGGTTTCCTGTCAAAAGAGATGTTCTTCGAGGCGACCTATGTCTGGAACAACGGCGGCTCGCTCGACAATTTCGCCCCTTACGTCGCCGTTCTGGCCGGAGCTTTCAGTGCAGCTTATTCGCTGCGCTTCATCGTGACGGTGTTTTTCGGCCCGCCCGCCACCGACCTGCCGCGTGAACCGCACGAGCCACCCCTGCTCATGCGGCTGCCTGTGGCGATTCTGGTGGCGATCTGTCTGGCTGTCGGCATGTTTCCGCAGCAGGTGTTGGGCACTTGGCTGCAAACTGCGGGTCTGGCCGTCGTCGGCCCCGAACTGCCGCAATTCAGCCTGAAGATCTGGCACGGCGTCAACCCGCCCCTGATCATGAGCCTGATCGCCATGACGCTTGGTGCGCTGATCTATCTGCTGCCGCGCCGGCTGATCGATTCGGGCGAGGATGGCACCTGGCTGATGCGCCGGCTGGATTTCGCGCGCGGCTTCGACTGGCTGATGCAGGCCACCTCGATCCGGTTTCCGCGCTTTGCGCTGCGGGTACTGTCCGCGAACGGGCTGCAGGCCCAGTTGCGCGCCATGGTTCTGCTGTCTCTGGCGGGGACTTGGTTCGTGCTGCGCAGACTGGACTGGAACGTGCCCATGCCGCAGATCGGCGCCAGCGAACTGGTCTTTGCCCTGCTTTGGCTGGTCGGCGGCGCCTGCGCCATCGGCGCGGCATGGCAGGCCAAGTATCACCGTTTTGCCGCCTTGGTGCTGATGGGCGGTGCGGGGCTGGTCACCTGCGCAACCTTCGTCTGGTTGTCGGCGCCCGATCTGGCTGTGACCCAGCTTCTGGTCGAGATCGCGACGACTGCCTTGCTGCTGCTGGGCCTGCGCTGGCTGCCCAAGCGCAACGTGGAAATCTCGGGCGACAAAACGCTGGCAGCCCGCGGTCGCCGCGCTCGCGATCTGTTGATCGCGCTGGCTTGCGGCACGGGCATGACCGCGCTGGCGCTGGCCGTGCTGCTGACTCCGCCGGGCGCCTCGGTCGGCGACTGGTTCCTGCGCAACGCCTATGTCGAGGGCGGTGGCACCAATGTCGTCAATGTCATCCTGGTCGATTTCCGTGCTTTCGACACATTCGGCGAGATCACCGTGCTCGCTGTCGTCGGGCTGACGGTCTATGCGCTGCTGCGCCGTTTCCGCCCGGCCCCCGAAAGCGTCGAGCGGCCACGCCCGCAACTGGACGCCGAAGAGCAGGCGCTGGAGGCTTATCTGTTCGTGCCCTCGGTCCTGATGCAATGGATGTTCGCGCCGATCATCGCGCTTTCGGCCTATCTGTTCTTCCGCGGCCATGACCTGCCGGGCGGGGGCTTTGCCGCCGGCGTCACTTTGGCCATCGGGCTGCTGCTGCAATATGTCGCCGCCAATGTGCGCTGGGTCGAGGCACGGATCGTCGTGCTGCCGGTGCGCTGGATGGGTGCGGGTCTGACCATCTCGGCGGCGGTCGGGGCGGGGTCGTGGATATTCGGCTATCCCTTCCTCAGCGCGCATGCGCAATATCTGGACATTCCGATCCTCGGCAAGGTGCCCTTCTCGACCGCGATGCTGTTCGATTTCGGCGTGTTCTCGACAGTGCTGGGCGCCATCGTGCTGATGTTGATCGCCATTGCCCACCAGTCGCTGCGTGTCGCCCCACGCAGCCGATCCACCGAGGCCAGCGAGGAGACGAACTGA
- a CDS encoding Na+/H+ antiporter subunit C, giving the protein MELILALAIGILVGSGVWLLLRPRSYQVIIGLCLLAYGVNLFIFAMGRLYIGAAPIMPKGGFVDPTAYADPLPQALVLTAIVISFATTALFLVLMIASRGVTGTDHVDGKERHS; this is encoded by the coding sequence ATGGAACTGATCCTTGCCCTAGCCATCGGTATTCTTGTCGGATCTGGCGTCTGGCTGCTTTTGCGCCCGCGTTCCTATCAGGTCATCATCGGCCTGTGCCTGCTGGCCTATGGGGTAAACCTGTTCATCTTTGCCATGGGCCGGCTTTACATCGGCGCCGCGCCGATCATGCCCAAGGGCGGCTTCGTCGATCCGACCGCCTATGCCGACCCGCTGCCGCAGGCGCTGGTGCTGACCGCCATCGTCATCAGCTTTGCCACTACGGCGCTGTTTCTGGTGCTGATGATCGCCTCGCGCGGGGTCACCGGCACCGACCATGTCGATGGCAAGGAGCGTCATTCATGA
- a CDS encoding monovalent cation/H+ antiporter subunit D encodes MNDAMPNHLMIAPILIPLLAGAIMLFYNDRHRQIKLIMGLVAVGLSFLASVELMSDVKSATEQGGTVVGLYMLGDWPVPIGIVLVLDRLSAMMVMLTALLAAPSLIYAAAGWHGKGQHYHSMFQFLLAGVNGAFLTGDLFNLFVFFEVMLAASYGLMLHGSGPERIKAGLHYLAVNLAASLFFLIGAALVYGTTGTLNMADIGRALYWLDDAERLLFHAAATFLGLAFLIKAAAWPLCFWLPPTYGSASPPAAAIMAIMTKVGIYVILRLSLLVLGPDAGPSAGFGASVLMIGGVLTMGFGMIGILGTPELVRKGGYLAIISSGTVLASIGFAQAGGGSAMLGGALYYMVGSTAAISAFFLIAEPVSRNDHGDDDAPVEDDGFDPLSERWAPMGLGTVEDTTAPASHRTVSWLTMAICFSLVAAMIAGLPPMPGFIGKFAILRGAVQDNLPASGHLPVILWAYAAMLILSGLGALIALMRFGIRRFWAEEGPTPRILALEVVPVVMLLGMIGLQTVRSDALLGYTNATASALLEPGVYRNAVLSGAQDVRAAPIQSLAPDPQPETGPEEAE; translated from the coding sequence ATGAACGACGCCATGCCCAACCATTTGATGATCGCGCCGATCCTGATCCCGCTGCTGGCGGGCGCGATCATGCTGTTTTACAACGACCGGCACCGGCAGATCAAACTGATCATGGGACTGGTGGCTGTGGGGCTGTCGTTCCTCGCCTCGGTCGAACTGATGTCGGATGTGAAGTCCGCGACCGAACAGGGCGGCACCGTGGTCGGGCTTTACATGCTTGGCGACTGGCCGGTGCCGATCGGCATCGTCCTGGTGCTGGACCGGCTTTCGGCGATGATGGTGATGCTGACCGCGCTTTTGGCGGCGCCTTCGCTGATCTATGCGGCCGCCGGCTGGCACGGCAAAGGCCAACATTACCACAGCATGTTCCAGTTCCTGCTGGCCGGGGTCAACGGTGCCTTCCTAACCGGGGATCTGTTCAACCTCTTCGTCTTTTTCGAGGTGATGCTCGCAGCCTCCTACGGGCTGATGCTGCATGGTTCCGGCCCCGAGCGGATCAAGGCCGGCTTGCATTATCTGGCGGTGAACCTGGCGGCCTCGCTGTTCTTCCTGATCGGGGCGGCGTTGGTATATGGCACCACCGGCACGCTGAACATGGCCGATATCGGCCGGGCGCTTTATTGGCTCGACGATGCAGAGCGGCTGCTGTTTCACGCCGCCGCCACCTTTCTGGGTCTTGCCTTCCTGATCAAGGCGGCGGCATGGCCACTGTGCTTCTGGCTGCCGCCGACCTATGGATCCGCCTCGCCGCCAGCCGCCGCGATCATGGCGATCATGACCAAGGTCGGGATCTATGTCATCCTGCGGCTGTCGCTGCTGGTGCTGGGGCCGGATGCCGGTCCCTCGGCCGGGTTCGGCGCATCCGTGCTGATGATCGGCGGGGTGCTGACCATGGGCTTTGGTATGATAGGGATCCTCGGCACACCCGAACTGGTGCGCAAGGGCGGCTATCTGGCGATCATCTCGTCGGGCACGGTGCTGGCCTCGATCGGCTTTGCACAGGCCGGGGGCGGCAGTGCGATGCTGGGCGGCGCGCTTTACTATATGGTGGGTTCGACCGCAGCCATTTCGGCCTTTTTCCTGATCGCCGAGCCGGTCAGCCGCAACGACCACGGCGACGACGACGCCCCGGTCGAGGATGACGGTTTCGACCCGCTTTCGGAACGCTGGGCGCCCATGGGCCTTGGCACAGTCGAGGACACCACCGCGCCGGCCAGCCATCGCACCGTAAGCTGGCTGACCATGGCGATCTGCTTTTCGCTGGTCGCCGCGATGATCGCCGGCCTGCCCCCGATGCCGGGCTTTATCGGCAAGTTCGCCATCCTGCGCGGCGCGGTTCAGGACAACCTGCCTGCCTCGGGCCACCTGCCGGTGATCCTGTGGGCCTATGCCGCCATGCTGATCCTGTCCGGTCTGGGCGCACTGATCGCCCTGATGCGTTTCGGCATCCGCCGCTTCTGGGCCGAAGAGGGCCCCACCCCGCGCATTCTGGCACTTGAGGTCGTGCCGGTGGTCATGCTTCTGGGCATGATCGGCTTGCAGACCGTGCGCTCGGACGCGCTGCTTGGCTATACCAATGCCACCGCCAGCGCCCTGTTGGAGCCGGGCGTCTATCGCAATGCCGTGCTGAGCGGGGCGCAGGACGTTAGGGCCGCCCCGATCCAAAGCCTTGCCCCCGATCCGCAGCCCGAGACCGGCCCGGAGGAAGCGGAATGA
- a CDS encoding Na+/H+ antiporter subunit E produces MTRLIPHPILSATLVLMWLFLTAFTLGHLLLGTMIALGAGWSVERLHPPRPVFRRWLAIPKLMLIVARDILRSNITVARVLLLGPDHPKYHSGFVELTLRLSDPNALAVLAIIVTATPGTAWIEFDQEENRLLLHVLDLRSDDDWQIFIRDRYEALLLEIFE; encoded by the coding sequence ATGACCCGTCTTATCCCCCATCCGATCCTCTCGGCCACGCTGGTGCTGATGTGGCTGTTTCTGACCGCGTTCACACTGGGCCACCTGCTGCTGGGCACGATGATCGCGCTGGGGGCCGGCTGGTCGGTGGAACGTCTGCATCCGCCCCGGCCGGTATTCCGGCGCTGGCTGGCAATCCCCAAGCTGATGCTGATCGTGGCGCGCGACATCCTGCGGTCGAACATAACCGTAGCGCGGGTGCTACTTCTGGGCCCCGACCACCCGAAATATCACTCGGGCTTTGTCGAACTGACCCTGCGGCTAAGCGATCCCAACGCGCTGGCGGTGCTGGCGATTATCGTTACCGCCACCCCCGGCACCGCCTGGATCGAGTTCGACCAGGAGGAAAACCGGCTTTTGCTGCATGTCCTTGATCTGCGTAGCGACGACGACTGGCAGATCTTCATCCGCGACCGATACGAGGCATTGCTGCTGGAGATATTCGAATGA
- a CDS encoding K+/H+ antiporter subunit F produces MTADILRFALGYAQIALILALALACWRMLQGPRAQDRVLGLDTMYSIAMLLFLVIGMGNGNVFFFEGALVIAVLGFVTTVCAAKFLMRGEVIE; encoded by the coding sequence ATGACCGCCGATATCCTTCGCTTTGCCCTGGGCTATGCCCAGATCGCCCTGATCCTGGCACTGGCGCTGGCCTGCTGGCGGATGCTTCAGGGGCCCCGTGCGCAGGACCGCGTGCTGGGGCTGGACACGATGTACAGTATCGCCATGTTGCTGTTTCTGGTGATCGGCATGGGCAACGGCAATGTCTTTTTCTTTGAAGGCGCCTTGGTGATCGCGGTGCTGGGGTTTGTCACCACGGTCTGTGCCGCCAAGTTCCTGATGCGTGGCGAGGTGATCGAATGA
- the mnhG gene encoding monovalent cation/H(+) antiporter subunit G: protein MMHLEQLPTWAAIIIAVFVIVGSSLALLGAMGLVRLKSFYQRLHAPTLGYSYGTLLIILASMLMFSLLEGRAVVHELMIGIFIMVTTPITLLMLGRAALRRDRDRKLGHDEDVPPRNRPEPPAGTEAGDTQASDPEPDLPRRP, encoded by the coding sequence ATGATGCATCTGGAGCAATTGCCGACATGGGCCGCGATCATCATCGCCGTTTTCGTTATCGTCGGCTCGTCGCTGGCGCTGCTGGGCGCCATGGGTCTGGTGCGGTTGAAAAGCTTTTATCAGCGATTGCACGCGCCGACGCTGGGCTACAGCTATGGCACGCTGCTGATCATCCTGGCCTCGATGCTGATGTTTTCGCTGCTCGAAGGCCGTGCGGTGGTGCATGAGCTGATGATCGGCATTTTCATCATGGTCACGACGCCGATCACGCTTTTGATGCTTGGCCGCGCTGCCCTGCGCCGCGACCGTGACCGCAAGCTGGGCCATGACGAAGACGTGCCGCCCCGAAACCGTCCCGAACCGCCGGCCGGGACCGAGGCCGGCGACACGCAGGCCAGCGATCCCGAACCCGATCTGCCGCGCCGCCCCTAG
- the aroB gene encoding 3-dehydroquinate synthase, producing the protein MSIDTVHVDLGARSYDVRIGQGLMGQAGDEIVALAGRRRVAILTDETVAALHLPALREALAAQGVDAPALALPAGEATKCWAELGRAVEWLLAQKIERKDLVIALGGGVIGDLAGFAAAILRRGVRFVQIPTTLLAQVDSSVGGKTGINSPQGKNLIGAFHQPALVLADIDVLTTLTPRDFRAGYGEVAKYGLLGDEDFFEWLEANATALAGDPALRQRAVRHSVQMKAGIVQRDETEQGERALLNLGHTFGHALESATGYSDRLLHGEGVAIGCALAFELSARMGLCSQEAPSRVAAHFAAMGMPARIRDIPGDLPDDEALIALMAQDKKVQDGRLRFVLARGIGQAFVTDAVDPDMLRQVLAQSR; encoded by the coding sequence ATGAGCATCGACACCGTTCACGTGGATCTGGGCGCGCGTTCCTATGACGTCCGGATAGGTCAGGGCCTGATGGGGCAGGCTGGCGATGAGATCGTGGCGCTGGCGGGCCGCCGCCGCGTCGCCATCCTGACGGATGAAACGGTTGCCGCGCTGCATCTGCCGGCGCTGCGCGAGGCGCTGGCCGCGCAGGGGGTCGACGCTCCGGCACTGGCGCTGCCTGCGGGCGAGGCGACGAAATGCTGGGCCGAACTGGGTCGTGCCGTGGAGTGGCTGCTTGCGCAGAAGATCGAGCGCAAGGATCTGGTGATCGCGCTTGGCGGCGGGGTGATCGGCGATCTGGCTGGTTTCGCGGCCGCGATCCTGCGGCGCGGCGTGCGTTTCGTGCAGATTCCCACGACGTTGCTGGCGCAGGTGGACAGTTCGGTGGGCGGCAAGACCGGCATCAACAGCCCACAAGGCAAGAACCTGATCGGTGCCTTTCACCAGCCGGCGCTGGTTCTGGCCGATATCGACGTGCTGACCACGCTGACGCCGCGCGATTTCCGTGCAGGCTATGGCGAAGTGGCGAAATACGGGCTGCTGGGGGACGAGGATTTCTTCGAGTGGCTAGAGGCCAATGCCACGGCGCTGGCCGGCGATCCGGCACTGCGTCAACGCGCTGTGCGCCATTCGGTCCAGATGAAGGCAGGCATTGTTCAGCGCGATGAAACCGAGCAGGGCGAGCGCGCCTTGCTGAACCTTGGCCATACCTTCGGCCATGCGCTGGAATCGGCCACAGGCTATTCCGACCGGCTGTTGCATGGCGAGGGGGTGGCGATCGGTTGCGCGCTGGCCTTTGAACTTTCCGCCCGCATGGGTCTGTGCAGCCAAGAGGCGCCCTCGCGCGTCGCGGCGCATTTCGCCGCCATGGGTATGCCTGCCCGCATCCGCGACATTCCGGGCGATCTGCCCGATGACGAGGCGCTGATCGCGCTGATGGCTCAGGACAAGAAGGTGCAGGATGGGCGGTTGCGCTTTGTGTTGGCGCGCGGCATCGGTCAGGCTTTCGTTACCGATGCGGTCGATCCCGACATGCTGCGGCAGGTACTGGCGCAATCGCGCTAG
- a CDS encoding shikimate kinase, translating to MRRNIVLIGMMGAGKTAIGGEVARRLHRPFTDTDVEIERAAAMTIPEIFARDGEEFFRARESEVLGRVLASGPGVVSTGGGAWLRPENRDRIGEDSVSIWLDCDLDTLWHRVRHRPTRPLLQTADPHGTLARLLAERSPVYALADIRVAAQRGDSIEQTADRVLAAIRTHDPAILEDK from the coding sequence ATGCGGCGTAACATCGTGCTGATCGGGATGATGGGGGCGGGAAAGACCGCGATCGGTGGCGAGGTTGCGCGCCGGTTGCACAGGCCGTTCACCGACACCGATGTCGAGATCGAGCGCGCGGCGGCCATGACCATACCGGAAATCTTTGCCCGCGACGGCGAGGAATTCTTTCGCGCTCGCGAATCAGAGGTGCTGGGCAGGGTGCTTGCATCGGGGCCCGGTGTCGTCTCGACCGGGGGCGGGGCTTGGCTGCGTCCCGAAAACCGCGACCGTATCGGCGAAGACAGCGTTTCGATCTGGCTGGATTGCGATCTGGACACGCTGTGGCATCGCGTCCGCCACCGGCCGACCCGGCCGCTGTTGCAGACCGCCGACCCGCACGGCACATTGGCGCGGCTTCTGGCGGAACGCAGCCCGGTCTATGCACTGGCCGACATCCGCGTTGCCGCGCAGCGCGGCGACAGCATCGAACAGACGGCGGATCGCGTGTTGGCCGCGATACGCACGCATGATCCGGCGATTCTGGAGGATAAATGA
- a CDS encoding tyrosine recombinase: MNSERGSDRGRISAFLDAQAAEAGAARNTLLAYGRDLRDFTDWLAARNESLQTVLREGIEDYLSYCDAQGLSRATRARRLSAIRQLMRFSLEEGWREDDPAGRISGPGRSQRLPKTLDRAEMQAMLDALPRIGRNETERARNLALFELIYATGMRVSELVSLPAGTCRGDPVLLLIRGKGGKERMVPLSDPARQALAAWLKRRDNAPAESPLGRLVAGKGARWLFPAASREGHMTRQAMNNLLSQLAIAAGIDPARVSPHVIRHAFATHLLEGGADLRAIQTLLGHADLGTTEIYTHVMDTRMRDLVLNHHPLANSRRNGKE, encoded by the coding sequence GTGAACAGCGAGCGTGGCAGCGACCGGGGCCGTATCTCGGCCTTTCTCGACGCACAAGCGGCCGAGGCGGGGGCAGCGCGCAACACGTTGCTGGCCTATGGTCGCGACCTGAGGGATTTCACCGATTGGCTGGCGGCCCGGAACGAAAGCCTGCAAACGGTCCTGCGCGAAGGCATTGAGGATTACCTGTCCTATTGCGACGCGCAGGGACTTTCGCGCGCGACACGGGCGCGGCGGCTGTCCGCGATCCGGCAGCTTATGCGTTTTTCACTTGAAGAAGGCTGGCGCGAGGACGATCCCGCCGGCCGCATCAGCGGCCCCGGCCGGTCGCAGCGCCTGCCCAAGACGCTAGACCGGGCCGAGATGCAGGCCATGCTGGACGCCCTGCCCCGCATCGGCCGCAATGAAACCGAACGTGCCCGCAATCTGGCCTTGTTTGAGCTGATCTATGCCACCGGCATGCGGGTAAGCGAATTGGTCTCGCTGCCCGCCGGCACCTGCCGCGGCGATCCGGTCCTGCTGTTGATCCGCGGCAAGGGCGGCAAGGAACGCATGGTGCCTCTCAGCGATCCGGCCCGTCAGGCGCTGGCGGCGTGGCTGAAGCGGCGCGACAACGCCCCTGCGGAAAGTCCGCTTGGCCGGCTGGTCGCGGGCAAGGGTGCGCGCTGGCTGTTTCCCGCCGCCAGCCGCGAGGGGCATATGACACGTCAGGCGATGAACAACCTGCTGAGCCAATTGGCGATTGCGGCGGGGATTGATCCGGCCCGCGTCTCGCCGCATGTGATCCGCCACGCCTTTGCCACGCATCTGCTGGAAGGCGGGGCCGATCTGCGGGCAATCCAGACCCTGCTGGGCCATGCCGATCTGGGCACGACCGAGATCTATACCCATGTCATGGATACGCGGATGCGCGATCTGGTGCTGAATCACCATCCGCTGGCGAACAGCCGCCGCAATGGAAAAGAGTGA